One genomic segment of Microbacterium maritypicum includes these proteins:
- a CDS encoding DUF3073 domain-containing protein yields MGRGRQKAKHTKIARELKAYSPSVNYSALERELAHPTDEDAYVDKWADDYADEDEDELEKA; encoded by the coding sequence ATGGGCCGTGGCCGTCAGAAGGCGAAACACACCAAGATCGCCCGCGAACTCAAGGCGTACAGTCCGTCGGTGAACTACTCCGCTCTCGAGCGCGAGTTGGCTCACCCGACCGACGAAGACGCATATGTCGACAAGTGGGCCGATGACTATGCCGACGAAGACGAGGACGAACTAGAGAAGGCCTGA